Below is a genomic region from Bacilli bacterium.
AGGTTTTGCTATTGACGTTTTTCTACCGCTACATGAAAGCGTTGATCGATGCGGGATGCGTCTATATCGCCAAGCCGCCGCTTTATAAAGTGAGCAAAAAATCGGGCAAGGCGGAAACGATCCGCTATGCCTATAGCGATGAAGAGTTGGAAGCCATGTTGCAAGAAGTCGGCAAAGGCGCGGAAATTCAACGCTACAAAGGCTTGGGCGAAATGAACCCCGAACAATTGTGGGAAACGACGATGGATCCTGCGCGCCGCACCCTTTTGCAGGTGCAGATCGAAGACGCCGCGAAGGCGGAACGCCGGATATCGACCCTGATGGGCGATAAAGTGGACCCGCGCAAACGGTGGATTATCGACAATGTGGACTTTACGGAAATAACGGACTAACGAGAAATCTGGAAAGGTGATGCTAGATGGCAAAACCGGAACAACTTTTGCCCGCGCTGCTGGAAGAGGTGGTTGGCGACCGCTTCGGCAAATATTCGAAATACATTATTCAGGATCGCGCGATTCCCGATGTTCGCGATGGGTTGAAGCCGGTTCAGCGCCGCATTTTGTTTGCGATGCACGAAGCGGGCAACACGGCGGACAAGCCTTTCCGCAAGTCGGCCAAAACGGTCGGCGACGTGATGGGCAATTACCACCCCCATGGCGACGCTTCCATCTATGAAGGCATGGTGCGGATGGCGCAGCCGTGGAAAATGGCGCATGCGTTGATCGACGGGCACGGCAACTGGGGCTCGCTGGATGACGATCCGCCCGCCGCAATGCGTTACACGGAAGCGCGGCTTGCGCCGATCGCCGCCGAACTGTTGAAAGATATCGACAAGAAGACGGTGCTGTTTCGCGACAATTTCGACAATACGCTCAAGGAGCCGGTCGTGTTGCCGTCGCGTTTTCCCAACCTGTTGGTCAACGGGGTAAGCGGCATCTCCTCCGGTTTTGCCACGGAAATTCCGCCGCACAATCTGCGCGAAGCGATTGACGCCTGCATCGCGCTGATCGACAATCCCGAACTTTCGCTGCCAGACATCATGAAGGTGCTAAAAGGCCCGGATTTTCCGACCGGCGGTATCATCATGGGCGAGGAAGGCATCCGCGAAGCGTACGAAACCGGAAAAGGCCGCATCCATATCAGGGCGAAAACGGCGATCGAAGAAATGCGGGGCGGCCGGCAGCAAATCGTGATTACGGAAATTCCGTATGGGGTCGTCAAGGCAAAGCTCGTGACCGCAATGGAGACTATCCGCCTGGAAAAGAAAGTGGACGGCATTGCCGAAGTGCGCGACGAAAGCGGGCGGGACGGCCTGCGCATTGTGGTCGAACTGAAAAAAGACGCGGATGCGCAAAGCATTTTAAACTATTTGCTGAAAAAGACGGATTTGCAGATCACCTACAATTTCAACATGGTTGCCATTGTCAATAAGGCGCCGCGGCAATTGGGACTGAAACCGATGCTTCAGGCGTACGTCGACCATCAGCGGGAAGTGGTCGCCAACCGCTCACGGTTTGAACTGGAAAAAGCGGAAGACCGGGCGCATGTTTTGGAAGGTCTGATCAAGGCGTTATCCATTCTGGATGAAGTCATCGCCGTTATTAAGGCGTCGAAAAACCGCCAGGACGCGCAAAACAATTTGGTGGCGAAATTCCATTTTACCGAACGGCAGGCGGACGCGATTCTGGTTTTGCAATTGTACCGTTTGACCAATCTCGAAATCACGTCGCTGGAAAAGGAAATGGAACAATTGCGCAGGCGCATCAGCCAGTTGCGCGCGATTTTGTCCGACGAGAAAAAATTGTTGGGCGTCATCAAGAACGAATTGTTGGAAATCCGGCAAAAATACGGTTTGGATCGCCGCTCGCTCATTCAGGGGGAAGTCGAGGAGTTGAAAGTCAACCTGGAGGTGATCGTGACCCCGGAGGATGTGTTGGTGACGCTCACCGAGGAAGGCTATATCAAGCGAACAAGCAAACTTTCCTTTACCCGCTCGGGCGGCGAAATCGAGCATGCCGGGCTTAAAGAGGGCGATTTCATCAGGCATCTGATGGAAGTCAACACGATTGACAACCTCTTGATCTTTACGCAAAAAGGGCAGTATTTTCAGCTGCCGGTGCACCAAATTCCCGAATTCAAATGGAAGGACGCGGGCACGGCGATCGTCAATGTCATCCCGATTCCCAAAGACGACCGGATTGTAAACGTGCTACCCGTAAAAGATTTTCACGCCGACACGCATCTTTTGTTTGTGACGAAACGCGGCCAGGTAAAACGGACGGAACTGAAAGAGTACATGACAACGCGCTTGATCAGCATCGCCGCGGTAAAGCTGGCTGATGGCGACGAAGTGATTGCCGTCTTGGCGAGCGATCATGCGAAAGAATTGCTGCTTGTGACGGCTCTCGGCATGAGCATCCGGTTCAAGGAGAACGAAGTCAGCGCAATGGGGCGCATTGCCGGAGGCGTTCGCGGCATCCAGTTGAAAGACGGCGACGAAGTCGTTTCCGCTCTGCTCGTGGATGGCGATGAAGGCGAAATTTTGGTTATTTCCGAAAAAGGCTATGCGAAGCGGTCGCTGCTCCTTGATTACACGGTGCAGGGACGCGGCGGCAAAGGCCTTGCGACCTTCGAATTTAAAGAAGGTAAACGGGTGAAGCCGAACGGCAGCAGGCTGGTTAAAGCGTTTTACGTCAAAGAGGCTTATGAACTGAAAGCGGTGCTGACTTCGGGAAATAATCAATCGTTTTCGACCGAACAAATCGATATCGATGACCGCAAATCGCCGGGCAAGGCGAAAATTTCCGTCGGCAAAGATGATGAAATTGTGGATATCGTTCCGCTGCCGCATGAGTTTGGTTATTGAACATGGCGAAATGGGAAAGGATGAATGGGCATGCCGATTATTGATATGCCGTTGGAGAAACTGTTGCATTATGAAGGATTAAACCCGAAGCCGGATGATTTTGACGACTACTGGAACAAGGCTTTGCAGGAAATGCATGCGGTTGATCCGCAAGTGGAATTGGTTCCTAGCGATTTTCAAATTCCGCATACGGAATGCTTTGATTTGTATTTTACCGGAGTGAGAGGCGCCCGTATTCATGCGAAATATGCGCGGCCCAAAGGGCAACATGCTCCACATCCCGCCATTTTGCAATTTCATGGTTATTCCGGCAATTCCGGAGATTGGGCGGACAAACTGAGCTTTACTTCGATCGGTTATGCGATCGCCGCATTGGATTGCCGCGGTCAAGGCGGATTGTCGGAAGACGTGGGCGGCGTGAAAGGCACGACGCTGCGCGGGCACATTGTGCGTGGGCTGGACGATCATCCGGACAAATTGCTGTTTCGCGATATTTTTCTGGATACGGCACAACTGGCCAAAATCGTGATGGGATTTCCGGAAGTGGATCCGGATCGCGTCGGCGCGTTCGGCGCTTCGCAGGGAGGCGGATTGACGCTAGCCTGCGCGGCGTTGGAGCCCCGCATCAAGCGTTTGGCGCCGATTTATCCGTTTTTGTGCGATTATCGGCGGGTTTGGGAAATGGATCTGGCGAAAGACGCCTATGAAGAACTGAAAGATTTTTTCCGCAGGCATGACCCGCAGCACAAGCGGGAAGAGGAAATTTTCCGCAGGCTGGGTTATATCGACGTTCAGCATTTGGCCGGGCGGATACAGGGAGAAGTATTGTTTAGCGTCGGTCTCATGGATACCATATGTCCGCCTTCCACCCAATTTGCCGCGTTCAACAAAATAAAAGCCAAGAAAACTTTGGAGATTTACCCCGATTTTACGCACGAGAATTTGCCGGGCATACAGGATAAAATCATACAGTTTATGCTCGGGTTGTAATTCGCCGCCCCGACAGGGAGGGATACGGGATGTATACGGATGAGTTCGCCAAACTGTGGACGAAGCTTTCCAAAGATTTGAAAGCGCATATGGAACAGCACCTGGCGCCTTCGTTAACGGAAGGCCAATTGCATGTGCTGGAATTTTTGCGCGGTTTCGATCGGGTGAAAACATCGGATTTTATCGACTATTTGGCGACGACGCCGGCAGCGGTGACGACGATTTTGGATCGCATGGAAAAAGGCGGCCTGATCAGGAGGGAAAGAGACAGCGCAGATCGGCGAATCGTCTGGGTCCATATGACGGAAAAGGGCAAAGAAGAAACCGCCCGCG
It encodes:
- the gyrA gene encoding DNA gyrase subunit A, with the translated sequence MAKPEQLLPALLEEVVGDRFGKYSKYIIQDRAIPDVRDGLKPVQRRILFAMHEAGNTADKPFRKSAKTVGDVMGNYHPHGDASIYEGMVRMAQPWKMAHALIDGHGNWGSLDDDPPAAMRYTEARLAPIAAELLKDIDKKTVLFRDNFDNTLKEPVVLPSRFPNLLVNGVSGISSGFATEIPPHNLREAIDACIALIDNPELSLPDIMKVLKGPDFPTGGIIMGEEGIREAYETGKGRIHIRAKTAIEEMRGGRQQIVITEIPYGVVKAKLVTAMETIRLEKKVDGIAEVRDESGRDGLRIVVELKKDADAQSILNYLLKKTDLQITYNFNMVAIVNKAPRQLGLKPMLQAYVDHQREVVANRSRFELEKAEDRAHVLEGLIKALSILDEVIAVIKASKNRQDAQNNLVAKFHFTERQADAILVLQLYRLTNLEITSLEKEMEQLRRRISQLRAILSDEKKLLGVIKNELLEIRQKYGLDRRSLIQGEVEELKVNLEVIVTPEDVLVTLTEEGYIKRTSKLSFTRSGGEIEHAGLKEGDFIRHLMEVNTIDNLLIFTQKGQYFQLPVHQIPEFKWKDAGTAIVNVIPIPKDDRIVNVLPVKDFHADTHLLFVTKRGQVKRTELKEYMTTRLISIAAVKLADGDEVIAVLASDHAKELLLVTALGMSIRFKENEVSAMGRIAGGVRGIQLKDGDEVVSALLVDGDEGEILVISEKGYAKRSLLLDYTVQGRGGKGLATFEFKEGKRVKPNGSRLVKAFYVKEAYELKAVLTSGNNQSFSTEQIDIDDRKSPGKAKISVGKDDEIVDIVPLPHEFGY
- a CDS encoding acetylxylan esterase produces the protein MPIIDMPLEKLLHYEGLNPKPDDFDDYWNKALQEMHAVDPQVELVPSDFQIPHTECFDLYFTGVRGARIHAKYARPKGQHAPHPAILQFHGYSGNSGDWADKLSFTSIGYAIAALDCRGQGGLSEDVGGVKGTTLRGHIVRGLDDHPDKLLFRDIFLDTAQLAKIVMGFPEVDPDRVGAFGASQGGGLTLACAALEPRIKRLAPIYPFLCDYRRVWEMDLAKDAYEELKDFFRRHDPQHKREEEIFRRLGYIDVQHLAGRIQGEVLFSVGLMDTICPPSTQFAAFNKIKAKKTLEIYPDFTHENLPGIQDKIIQFMLGL
- a CDS encoding MarR family transcriptional regulator encodes the protein MYTDEFAKLWTKLSKDLKAHMEQHLAPSLTEGQLHVLEFLRGFDRVKTSDFIDYLATTPAAVTTILDRMEKGGLIRRERDSADRRIVWVHMTEKGKEETARGGKIREEFLAAHLGRLSAHNQQLLIYLLGKITNDPSQSH